CATAGCCGACCATCGCCGTGAGCACCACGTCGACCGGCGCCATCTGCACCACGTCGGCGATGGCATCCGCGCCCGCCCACACTTTCATCGGCAGGTCGGCAAGCGCCTCCTTGAGCGGCGCGTAATACTGTTCGTCGGCAATCACGACCACCTCGGGCCGGAATTCGCGTGCCTGTTGGGCGAGTAAGTCGACGTTTTGTCGTGCCACGAGGGCGTAGATCTCGAAGCGATCCGTATTGTCCCGGACGACGTCGAGCGCCTGTGTGCCGATCGAGCCGGTGGAGCCCAGCAGGGCAATTTGTCTTTTATGCATGTTTGTCAGAACGCAATGTATTCTTCGGGGTTGACTGACGTGCCGCGATACCACAGCTCGAAGTGCAGGTGCGGGCCTGTGGAGAGTCTGCCGGTGTTACCGACCAGTGCGATGGCCTCGCCGGCCACTACATGATCGCCGACATCCTTCAGTAGCATGTCGTTGTGTTTGTAGACGGACGTGAAGCCGTTCTTGTGCTGCACGGCGATCACGTTGCCAAAGGCCGGGTCGTTGCCGGTGTAGATGACGGTGCCTTCCAGCGTGGACACGACGCTCTCCTTGATCCCGGCCACGAGATCAACGCCGTAGTGACGCTTTTCGATGTTGTAATGCGACGAGATGACACCGTTGACGGGCTTGTAGAAGAAGGCGTTTTCGGTCAGCCGTGGAGCGTTGGTGGAGCTGAGGTTGTACTTCTCCTCTTCCTCATACTTCTTGACGAAGGCCGCTTCGTCCTTCGAGCGGGGAATGTTGTAGTCGGCGTTGATGTAGGATGACGAGTCGACGGCGTGAATAGAGTCGGGCTTCATCTTGCCGGTGATGATGGCCGTGACGTTGCTCAGATAGCGCTGTTGTAGCTTCAGCGCCGCGTCGAGCGAGTCTGCCTTGACGGCGCTTTGCACGATCTCACGACGCACCTCGGCGTCGAGGTAGCCAGGCAGATAGTTGCGGATCGGTGTGGTGATGATGATGAGCGAGGTGATGATGATCAGGCTGAGCGCAAACAGGCAGACGGCAGAGAAAAACCACAGCTGCGAAACTCGAAAGCTGAACACCTCGTCCAGCGTCGATTCGTTGATGAACGACAGCTTATACTTGAAGCGGATACGCTTCCAAAACGATTTCTTTTTCGCGTTATGGCTCGCCGCCTTTTTCTCTCTCTTCTTCATAACAGGTTAGTTCAAATCCAACAGTCCCTCGGGTATATCCACCGCGATGCGTCGCGCGGCGTGATCCACCGTGCGCACCACCTCTGGCGCCACCGGGATCAGTAACTCTTCTCCCTCGCGATCGACGCTAAACAGCACGTTGGCCGTCGATGTATCTACGCCGTCCACCGTACCCACCGCGTGTCCCGCGGCGTCCGTCAGCTGATAGCCCACGAAGCGCTCCCACGTCGGTTCGTCGCCTTCGGGATCATCCTCTGGCAGGCGGTCGATGGGGTAATACACCGTGTGATGGGCCAATCGCCGCGCGGCTCGATCGTCGTCCACATCGTCCAACTTCACCAGCAGCGAACTGCCGCCCCGCGGGCGATAACTCTCGATATAAAATGGCACGAGGATGCCGTCCATGTCGCAAATGAGGTAGGGATCCTCCATGTCGTCAAACAGCCCATCGTACATCGTCGTCATCACCATCTCACCGGCGATGCCGTGCGGCTTGACAAGCTCACCGACGGCCGTGACTTCCTCTTTCCGAATCATGCGTTCTCTTGTAGCTCTTCCCGCGTTCGTCAATCCACCCGCGTGATGCAGGCCCCCAGGGCGTTTAGTCGTTGGTCGATGTGTTGGTAGCCGCGGTCGATCTGCTCGATGTTGTCCATCCGACTCGTTCCGTCGGCGCTCATAGCGGCGATCAGCAGGGCGATACCGGCGCGAATGTCTGGCGACGTCATCTTTCCTCCGCGCAACCGGAAGCGGTGCCCCAGCCCGATGACTGTCGCC
The sequence above is drawn from the Tannerella serpentiformis genome and encodes:
- a CDS encoding M23 family metallopeptidase, with the protein product MKKREKKAASHNAKKKSFWKRIRFKYKLSFINESTLDEVFSFRVSQLWFFSAVCLFALSLIIITSLIIITTPIRNYLPGYLDAEVRREIVQSAVKADSLDAALKLQQRYLSNVTAIITGKMKPDSIHAVDSSSYINADYNIPRSKDEAAFVKKYEEEEKYNLSSTNAPRLTENAFFYKPVNGVISSHYNIEKRHYGVDLVAGIKESVVSTLEGTVIYTGNDPAFGNVIAVQHKNGFTSVYKHNDMLLKDVGDHVVAGEAIALVGNTGRLSTGPHLHFELWYRGTSVNPEEYIAF
- the rimM gene encoding ribosome maturation factor RimM (Essential for efficient processing of 16S rRNA) — protein: MIRKEEVTAVGELVKPHGIAGEMVMTTMYDGLFDDMEDPYLICDMDGILVPFYIESYRPRGGSSLLVKLDDVDDDRAARRLAHHTVYYPIDRLPEDDPEGDEPTWERFVGYQLTDAAGHAVGTVDGVDTSTANVLFSVDREGEELLIPVAPEVVRTVDHAARRIAVDIPEGLLDLN